A stretch of DNA from Lotus japonicus ecotype B-129 chromosome 4, LjGifu_v1.2:
ttattttatattgctagatattataaaaataaaccGGGAGACTAAGGTTTCATTTCAACTTGAGACTCACTTTCACTTCATCAGTCACGATATACTTATGtcgttctttttctttttcacttcaCGTCTTCACTTTTTTCTGTTTCCTAGTGATGGGCGAAGTGCGCCGCTCAGAAGGTGGAAGGTGAAATCAGGAAAAAGTGAAGACATGAAGTAAAGAAGAAGAACGACAAAAGTATATCGTGACTGATAAAATGAAACTGAGTCTGAAGTTGAAAATGAAACCTTAGTTTCCTaagtttatttttataatatccgacaatttgtaaaaaaaaaactatattacattttaattttaaagtaaaaaaaaggTGTTGGCCCGACATACTATCCCACCTCGCCTAAAACTCATGAAAAAGTAGATTTCAATGTGAGTTCAAAGCGGGATGTTGGACTAAACTTCCCAACCCAACCCGCCAAAAAGGCGAGCCAAACAAGCTAGCCCAACACGCCAAGTCCATATTTCCCACCCCTATAAACTGCATAAGAAGCTAAAATAACCGATTACAAATtgacagaaaaaaaattactaactAAATAAAGTTATTCATCCAACTTGATCTTGAGCCTAACAACTATAAGTCTACTCGCATAAATGAGGTAGGCCTTGTGTATAATATAGTCACGAGAATATTACGATTGAAGGTTTGGCGAAACAAATTCAGGAGAATCATCCTGAACTCTAGTTAGGAGGATTTTTGCAAGACATCATTTTACATGAAGTTTCGTGTGTAATCCCCCCTTTGGAGTCAAAGTAGACCAAATTACAGATTCATTTGTTTGAGCATGAtaatatatatatcatatatgaaTGCTGGAATTAGgagttagaagaaaaaaataagggaAGTTAAGTTCATACTCTGTATCCAATTTGAATAGTAATAGAATTTACACCCACCAATCCTTTAAGCTTTTCAGCAAACAATTGCTGCTCTTGATTCACCAATATCTTAAACTACTAGAAACTATATTTACCACCCACATCCAAGAGAATAACCTGAACCCATCGCACAAAGACGCGAGGAGAAATGCCAATTGAGATGCAAATTAGACCAAAACAGGGGAAGGTGCAAGTAGCACCTCTTCTAACATCCTCACCTAGAGCTATAAAGAGACTTAGTAGTATAGAGAACCAAATATGGAACAGTTTAATAAGCAACATCACCTCCAAATTGTATAAAGCATCCGCAGCCACCCTCTTTTTCAAAATCTCACAAGTATTGTTCATGTATTCTGGCGCGGTTCTCCTCCCACCATACTCTAGCATGCATCTCCCCAAATTTTTCTCGGCTGCATAACACATGAGAGAACACCCAGAAATAAATTCCATATAGCTCTAGACCAAAATGTAACCACCCAAAAACAAGGTCCaatattattaataagaaaTTGCTATAAGAAAAGAGATTGAAACAGCCATGAGAGAAAAGTTAGATGTGTAAAAATGAGTTGTGAAAACTAAGGCATGCATGTCCAGGGGCATATCAGAACGTGAGAGTAGCTAATCTTATGGCATGTTTGGaaactaaaatcaattctacATAATCAATTTTACTTGGTTAAAATTCAATTCTAACCAGTAAAATGATGTTTGGATGTACCAATAAAATTGATTTCATGGGTCAATAATCAATTTAACTTACCACCAGAAAGCCACAATAAATAGTTGATTTTGCCTTAaaacataatcaattatggcattTTACAACCGAATTTCATATCATTACCTTACATAAACTATTTTTTgtaaatgtatccaaacataaatcacatcatTTTAACTCCCATTTACCCTATGCAATTTTATTAGAATTAATTCcgtccaaaatcaattctgctaCAGGCTCGTCCAAATACACACTTAGTTACACCATTAGCGTTTGTGGAGCTCACACTCATATGATAACACACCTTCCATATGAAACTGAGACAATTTGTGGGAACAGAATTTGTGCAATACTTGTTCCTTAACTCTTAAATTTGGTAAGGATCATAAAATTATCAACACAAGCGTACCTGAACCGGACTCGTCTGAGCTCCCTCTTACCACCTGGCAATGCTCTGATGGTGATGTAAACACCAGGCTCATCCTGCTCAACCCATTCAGTCTCCAAGTCACTAGCATTGCTGATTGATAAATCTGCTGAGCGATCAGCATCTCTGGATGAGCTACTTCTTATAGTAGAAGCATCCATTATTGATGATATCTCCGTCTTGGCCGCACTAATGGTGGAGACTTTTGGGGTTGAGTTCACGTCATAGAAATGCCGGGACTGCATTGAATGTTGATCAAAGGAATCTGAGGATGAGTATCCCATTCCCATCCCGGTTGGACGGTGAATAGTACGAGGTAGCCGTTCCTTGGTTAGTGGTGGTGTTACAGGGCTGTCTTCTGCTGATTCAAGCTTTGAGCTCTGTTATCAATCCAAGTTAATAAGAGATCATATTTCAAATTGTAAAATTCAACCAAAAGAAACTGAATTTAGTTATTAGAGGGATAAGAAGCAAGAACAAAGGAAGGGGTGGAATCACACAATAACTAGTGGATACCTTATAAAAATTGCCTATGATCCATCTCAAAAATTAACCACGAAATTTAGTTTATGTTATATGTACAtcatttgaattattttaaaataatactgCTATCAATTTAAATGACTTTGTAATATTTTGGTGACCGAACAAAATACTACTTGCACCACACTATATACATTCACACTCGACACTCACTGGCTTTCTCTTCTATCATATATTcgccttctttttcttccaatcTCTCTAATTTTCTGCTCACATCACCTTTCATATAATTCACTTCTAtctcttttatttctttatgtGGAGGTGGAAAACTGTTGTGAACAAAACTTCAATGATACATATTGCACTTATTAACATTGCATCAAGTAACATGCTAGCAGCCAATTACTAATAAAGTTACTAAATTACCTCATCTTCAGACCTTGGTGGCGTTGGAAGAGGGAACGCTTGCCGGCTTAACCTTTGAACATTGTAAAGTTCCATAACCTTGTCATAGTTCTCAGCCCACCACTTCTGAGCTTGCCATTTGTTGAACATCTCTCGACTATACAAAGAAACAAACCAAACAATTTTTGTCACTGGTATACGGAATTTCATTAGAAAAAGGCCTCAGGcccaacacacaggcccgtcAAATAAACATTTTAGAGTCCACATATAGgctaaaaaaccaaaatttaGTCCCCTTCTCTTTAGTACTATGAATAATATACAGGAAAAAATCACATAGGCTTGTGATGTGGGGTAGACTTgtggaaaaataattatttcatGTTAGAATATAATCAAGCATCTTTTACCATTTAGTGTATGAGTGGTCCGCGTGATACTAGCTTGAAGCTTTCAACTAATGTCAATTAGTTGCTGTTATTATTATGTTATTTTGTTGACCAAATTGCCTTGTTAATTTTTTAGTGGTTTATGACACTGTAATCAATCATGCTAAGACACACAGCCAGATGCTTTTTGACAAAGAATTCTcagataaataattaaaattaaaaccgGCCATTTTACGTGTGGAATAATGGTCCTACACCTAAAATTGACCTTATATTTGGGGTTTGTCTATATAATCGAAAGCAAGTGGGTCCAAACTTAATTAGTGTCAACAGCATAACTAAGCGCACcaaattaaaatatgaattgatttagatggTTGAATATGTTTTAATATTAGCTTAAGATAACaaggaaagagagaaagagaaaatcatgtgttcGACCCACCAAATAGTACCTATCATATTGGTTAGGATTGCATCACAAGTCACAAAGTAGGGCCAACAAACACAAATGTCATCCATGCCTTTTATCTTACAATAAtataaggagaaaaaaaaacatctaATTAAATAGACCTTAACCCTTATATCATGCAGACCTAGGAAGAGGTTCATATTTTTGTCTTTATATAATTTCTGAGGTGGATGATGATGGGGGCATTCACCAGCATATAGCTGATTAAAAGACAAAAAAGAACTGGAATAAGACGAAGACAAAGTCACGAAGAATCAGGCATGCCATGCCACACAGAAATTTGAAAGTAAAGGAAGCAGAGGAGTTTCCTCCGACCACTCGACAAATCTCGGTTAAAAGTTACAACATAATCAACAAACGACCCAACTGGGCCACCACCACTTATTGGCCACAATAAGTTCTCTTTAGGACACCTTTTGTCATTGCTTTTTGGCAAAGGCGTGAAATTTTACTGAGGAATGTGGGGTCCTGACCTTTACTATTCATATTTATGGAGGAGGATTCAAGCTTCAAATTGAGGAATATAGACTTTGGATGCTCATAAAGGTTGTAGTGAAATGCCCATAATTGTGATCAAGCTCAAACCTGTTCACACCTTTTGTTGTCAATTTCTGACCCTAAACAAAATGGCTAAGAATGACTGAAGTTCCAAAATTTGGATGAATTTTTCAGGAAAT
This window harbors:
- the LOC130713694 gene encoding protein Brevis radix-like 4, with protein sequence MLTCIARPKKPGNEPEDSDPNNAAKNQAVKSLTSQIKDMALKASGAYKHCAPCTGPATQGRVESDADSDRFRWSYRRTGSSSSTTTTRGAWGKEMEARLKGISSGEGTPNSASGRRTEPVAVLFVEENEPKEWVAQVEPGVLITFVSLPRGGNDLKRIRFSREMFNKWQAQKWWAENYDKVMELYNVQRLSRQAFPLPTPPRSEDESSKLESAEDSPVTPPLTKERLPRTIHRPTGMGMGYSSSDSFDQHSMQSRHFYDVNSTPKVSTISAAKTEISSIMDASTIRSSSSRDADRSADLSISNASDLETEWVEQDEPGVYITIRALPGGKRELRRVRFSREKFGEMHARVWWEENRARIHEQYL